One Cellulomonas sp. Y8 DNA segment encodes these proteins:
- a CDS encoding glycine betaine ABC transporter substrate-binding protein yields the protein MNARRTTLPAAAAGLLLLLAACGDPGSGGGTAETSASGSGGTVCEPVAGDQLVVLEDDQGLQNADNVIPAVNAAAAQADPNLIPLLDTVSAALDTDKLIQLNKAVDIDRQTSTEAAQQFVEDEGLAASDAAAGSGKSVVIGAANFSESATLSEIYADVLRSAGYTAEVQTIGNRETYLPALQSGQITLTPEYAATLAEFLNTSANGADAEPVASGDPDDTVAALTELGTTAGLTFGAVSEAQDQNAFAVTSEFADEHGVSTLSDLAEACAGGVVLAGPAECPERPFCQIGLEDTYGITVSEFKSYDFGLIGDAVRQGEASIGLVLSSDGSLAS from the coding sequence ATGAACGCACGTCGCACCACCCTCCCCGCCGCAGCGGCCGGCCTGCTCCTCCTGCTCGCGGCCTGCGGCGACCCGGGCTCCGGCGGCGGGACCGCCGAGACCTCCGCGAGCGGCTCCGGCGGCACGGTCTGCGAGCCCGTCGCGGGCGACCAGCTGGTCGTGCTCGAGGACGACCAGGGCCTGCAGAACGCCGACAACGTCATCCCCGCGGTGAACGCCGCGGCGGCGCAGGCGGACCCGAACCTCATCCCGCTGCTCGACACGGTGTCCGCGGCGCTCGACACCGACAAGCTGATCCAGCTGAACAAGGCCGTCGACATCGACCGGCAGACCTCGACCGAGGCGGCGCAGCAGTTCGTCGAGGACGAGGGCCTGGCGGCGAGCGACGCCGCCGCGGGCAGCGGCAAGAGCGTCGTCATCGGCGCCGCGAACTTCTCGGAGAGCGCCACGCTGTCCGAGATCTACGCCGACGTCCTGCGCTCCGCCGGCTACACGGCCGAGGTCCAGACGATCGGCAACCGCGAGACCTACCTCCCGGCCCTGCAGAGCGGTCAGATCACGCTCACCCCGGAGTACGCCGCGACGCTGGCGGAGTTCCTCAACACCTCCGCCAACGGCGCGGACGCCGAGCCGGTCGCGAGCGGGGACCCGGACGACACCGTGGCCGCCCTCACCGAGCTGGGCACCACCGCGGGCCTGACCTTCGGCGCGGTGTCGGAGGCGCAGGACCAGAACGCGTTCGCCGTCACCTCGGAGTTCGCGGACGAGCACGGCGTGTCGACGCTGTCCGACCTGGCCGAGGCCTGCGCCGGCGGCGTGGTGCTCGCCGGCCCGGCGGAGTGCCCGGAGCGGCCGTTCTGCCAGATCGGGCTCGAGGACACCTACGGCATCACCGTGAGCGAGTTCAAGAGCTACGACTTCGGCCTGATCGGCGACGCCGTCCGCCAGGGCGAGGCCTCGATCGGCCTGGTGCTGTCGAGCGACGGCTCGCTCGCGAGCTGA
- a CDS encoding ABC transporter permease, translating to MDVLQDAFTWLNDPLNWTGRDGVLALGADHLRISALAVLLAALVALPLGVWLGHRRRGGVVTVVAANTSRALPTFALLTIFASTGLFGATATVLAVAVFAVPPILSNTFTGLMEVDADVRDAARGVGMSGGRSLALVELPLALPLVGAGLRTATTQVLATVPLAALVGGSSLGSIIVQGMALQRYGQVVAGALLVAGLCLVVEGVLAAVQHALTPAPMRATSGRLRRRRPRAAAEPAAAAAPDQQTVTRS from the coding sequence GTGGACGTGCTGCAGGACGCCTTCACCTGGCTGAACGACCCGCTCAACTGGACCGGGCGCGACGGCGTGCTCGCGCTGGGCGCGGACCACCTGCGGATCAGCGCGCTCGCCGTGCTGCTCGCGGCGCTCGTCGCGCTGCCGCTCGGCGTCTGGCTCGGCCACCGCCGCCGCGGCGGCGTCGTCACGGTGGTCGCCGCCAACACCTCGCGCGCGCTGCCGACGTTCGCGCTGCTGACGATCTTCGCCTCGACCGGCCTGTTCGGGGCGACGGCCACGGTCCTCGCGGTCGCGGTGTTCGCGGTCCCGCCGATCCTCAGCAACACGTTCACGGGCCTCATGGAGGTCGACGCGGACGTCCGGGACGCCGCGCGCGGCGTCGGGATGTCGGGCGGCCGTTCGCTCGCGCTGGTCGAGCTGCCGCTCGCGCTGCCGCTGGTCGGCGCGGGCCTGCGCACGGCCACGACCCAGGTGCTCGCCACGGTGCCGCTCGCGGCGCTCGTCGGCGGCTCGAGCCTCGGGTCGATCATCGTCCAGGGCATGGCCCTGCAGCGGTACGGCCAGGTCGTAGCCGGCGCCCTGCTCGTCGCCGGGCTGTGCCTCGTCGTCGAGGGCGTGCTCGCCGCGGTGCAGCACGCGCTCACGCCGGCCCCGATGCGCGCCACCTCGGGCCGCCTGCGCCGCCGCCGGCCCCGCGCCGCCGCCGAGCCCGCCGCGGCCGCCGCCCCCGACCAGCAGACCGTGACCCGATCGTGA
- a CDS encoding ABC transporter permease yields the protein MSWDYVQRNWGDISRALEQHASLTVQAVLIACAIAVPLGMLAHLRPRLAAPIVGTSSVLYTIPSLALFTVLVPWTGIGRTPVLIGLVVYALLVLVRNVLVGLGGVDESVRDAARGLGYGRLRLLLTVELPNAVPAIIAGVRLATVTTVALVTVGVVVGYGGLGQLMFRGFRNNKYHAEILTATLLCLALALVLDLLLWLVGRAVTPWARRGREA from the coding sequence CTGTCCTGGGACTACGTCCAGCGGAACTGGGGGGACATCTCCCGCGCGCTGGAGCAGCACGCGAGCCTGACGGTGCAGGCGGTGCTCATCGCGTGCGCGATCGCCGTCCCGCTCGGGATGCTCGCGCACCTGCGCCCGCGGCTCGCCGCCCCGATCGTCGGCACCAGCAGCGTGCTCTACACGATCCCGTCGCTCGCCCTGTTCACGGTGCTCGTGCCGTGGACCGGGATCGGGCGGACGCCGGTGCTGATCGGGCTGGTGGTGTACGCGCTGCTCGTGCTGGTGCGCAACGTGCTGGTCGGCCTGGGCGGCGTGGACGAGAGCGTCCGGGACGCCGCGCGCGGCCTCGGCTACGGGCGCCTGCGGCTGCTGCTGACCGTCGAGCTGCCCAACGCGGTGCCCGCGATCATCGCCGGCGTCCGGCTCGCGACGGTCACCACGGTGGCGCTCGTGACCGTCGGCGTCGTCGTCGGCTACGGCGGCCTGGGCCAGCTCATGTTCCGCGGGTTCCGCAACAACAAGTACCACGCCGAGATCCTCACGGCGACGCTCCTCTGCCTCGCGCTGGCGCTCGTGCTCGACCTCCTGCTGTGGCTGGTCGGCCGCGCGGTGACGCCGTGGGCCCGGCGCGGACGGGAGGCCTGA
- a CDS encoding ABC transporter ATP-binding protein: protein MATAIAFDHVRKAYADGTVAVGDLSLDVQEHELLALVGPSGCGKSTTLRMANRLVEPTSGRIFLDGDDVTDVDAVALRRRIGYVIQNVGLFPHRTVEQNVGTVPRLLGWDKRRTRARTAELLELVGLAPDRYARRYPHELSGGERQRVGVARALATDPPVLLMDEPFGAVDPVGRRRLQAEFRRIKDELGTTVMLVTHDVDEAVRLADRVAVLSRGGHLEQLSDPVRLLAAPASPAVADLVGTGAAVRLLALGRVERRDLGPVSGAGPASANGRARAAALHVGDPLDTAFAALAAEPTGRVPVHEGEQVVGELDAPGVLAALQRLVDRAQDAVPSPAAGQPEPSAGARG from the coding sequence ATGGCCACCGCGATCGCGTTCGACCACGTCCGCAAGGCGTATGCCGACGGCACCGTCGCGGTCGGCGACCTGTCGCTCGACGTGCAGGAGCACGAGCTGCTCGCGCTCGTCGGGCCCTCCGGCTGCGGCAAGTCGACGACGCTCCGGATGGCGAACCGCCTGGTCGAGCCCACGTCCGGCCGGATCTTCCTCGACGGCGACGACGTCACCGACGTGGACGCCGTCGCCCTGCGCCGCCGCATCGGCTACGTCATCCAGAACGTCGGCCTGTTCCCGCACCGCACCGTCGAGCAGAACGTCGGCACGGTGCCGCGGCTGCTGGGCTGGGACAAGCGGCGCACCCGGGCCCGCACGGCCGAGCTGCTGGAGCTCGTCGGCCTCGCGCCGGACCGGTACGCCCGGCGCTACCCGCACGAGCTGTCCGGCGGCGAGCGGCAGCGCGTCGGCGTCGCCCGCGCCCTGGCGACGGACCCGCCGGTGCTGCTCATGGACGAGCCGTTCGGCGCGGTCGACCCCGTCGGCCGCCGCCGGCTGCAGGCCGAGTTCCGCCGGATCAAGGACGAGCTCGGGACCACCGTGATGCTCGTCACCCACGACGTGGACGAGGCGGTGCGGCTGGCGGACCGGGTGGCCGTGCTCAGCCGCGGCGGGCACCTCGAGCAGCTGTCCGACCCGGTGCGGCTGCTCGCCGCACCCGCGAGCCCGGCCGTCGCCGACCTGGTCGGCACGGGGGCGGCGGTCCGGCTGCTCGCCCTGGGCCGCGTCGAGCGGCGCGACCTCGGCCCCGTGAGCGGGGCCGGCCCGGCCTCGGCGAACGGCCGCGCCCGGGCGGCGGCGCTCCACGTGGGCGACCCGCTCGACACCGCGTTCGCCGCGCTGGCGGCCGAGCCGACCGGCCGCGTCCCGGTGCACGAGGGGGAGCAGGTCGTCGGGGAGCTCGACGCCCCCGGCGTGCTCGCCGCGCTGCAGCGGCTGGTCGACAGGGCGCAGGACGCGGTCCCGAGCCCGGCCGCCGGGCAGCCCGAGCCGTCCGCCGGAGCGCGTGGGTAG
- a CDS encoding RimK family alpha-L-glutamate ligase — protein sequence MTTRLALATCAALPDLDPDDAPLVTALRDRGLEVETPVWNAADVDWSSYDAVVVRSTWDYTERPRDFRWWTQRVAQASRLINPAQALTWNIDKIYQRALEAAGLPIVPTIWMDPARNFNARAIHTRFPAFGEFVIKPTVSAGSRDTGRYAADETPSRALAIQHVKHLLDDGRHVMVQRYLKQVDTVGETALVYFDGELSHAVRKAPLLEGPYRAGDTDGVLYKEEVMTPRDASEAELALGQRVVDALPQLLPGLEQPLAYTRVDLIPDDEGNPVVLELELIEPSFFFAQAPEAVDRFADAITRRL from the coding sequence GTGACCACTCGCCTCGCGCTCGCCACCTGCGCCGCCCTGCCGGACCTCGACCCCGACGACGCGCCCCTCGTGACGGCGCTGCGGGACCGCGGCCTGGAGGTCGAGACGCCCGTCTGGAACGCCGCCGACGTCGACTGGTCGTCGTACGACGCCGTCGTGGTCCGCTCCACCTGGGACTACACCGAGCGCCCGCGCGACTTCCGCTGGTGGACCCAGCGCGTCGCCCAGGCGTCCCGGCTCATCAACCCGGCGCAGGCGCTCACCTGGAACATCGACAAGATCTACCAGCGCGCGCTGGAGGCGGCCGGCCTGCCGATCGTCCCGACGATCTGGATGGACCCGGCCCGCAACTTCAACGCCCGCGCGATCCACACCCGGTTCCCGGCCTTCGGCGAGTTCGTGATCAAGCCCACGGTCAGCGCCGGCTCCCGCGACACCGGCCGGTACGCCGCCGACGAGACGCCCTCGCGCGCGCTCGCGATCCAGCACGTGAAGCACCTGCTCGACGACGGCCGGCACGTGATGGTGCAGCGCTACCTCAAGCAGGTCGACACCGTCGGCGAGACGGCGCTGGTCTACTTCGACGGCGAGCTGTCGCACGCGGTGCGCAAGGCACCGCTGCTGGAGGGCCCGTACCGCGCGGGCGACACCGACGGCGTCCTCTACAAGGAGGAGGTCATGACCCCGCGCGACGCCTCGGAGGCGGAGCTCGCCCTCGGGCAGCGGGTCGTCGACGCCCTCCCGCAGCTGCTGCCCGGCCTCGAGCAGCCGCTCGCGTACACCCGGGTCGACCTCATCCCGGACGACGAGGGCAACCCGGTCGTCCTGGAGCTCGAGCTGATCGAGCCGAGCTTCTTCTTCGCGCAGGCGCCGGAGGCGGTCGACCGCTTCGCGGACGCGATCACGCGCCGCCTCTGA
- the orn gene encoding oligoribonuclease, with protein sequence MTGLDSVQDALVEVAAVVTDSELNVLGEGVDVIIAPPAESLAQMGDFVRDMHTSSGLLDALATGTTLEDAQAQVLAYVREHVPEAGKAPLAGNSVGTDKVFLDRDMPELVGHLHYRIIDVSSIKELARRWYPRVYFSSPKKNGGHRALADILESIDELRYYRAALLVPQPGPDSKAAKAIATQIEATSVAAAHRGSTATS encoded by the coding sequence ATGACCGGCCTGGACAGCGTCCAGGACGCGCTCGTCGAGGTCGCCGCCGTCGTCACCGACTCCGAGCTCAACGTCCTCGGCGAGGGCGTCGACGTGATCATCGCGCCGCCCGCCGAGTCCCTGGCGCAGATGGGCGACTTCGTCCGCGACATGCACACCAGCTCCGGCCTGCTCGACGCGCTCGCCACCGGCACCACGCTCGAGGACGCGCAGGCCCAGGTGCTCGCGTACGTCCGCGAGCACGTGCCCGAGGCCGGCAAGGCCCCGCTCGCGGGCAACTCGGTCGGCACCGACAAGGTGTTCCTCGACCGGGACATGCCCGAGCTGGTCGGCCACCTGCACTACCGGATCATCGACGTCTCCTCGATCAAGGAGCTCGCGCGCCGCTGGTACCCGCGGGTCTACTTCTCCTCCCCGAAGAAGAACGGCGGGCACCGCGCGCTCGCCGACATCCTGGAGAGCATCGACGAGCTGCGGTACTACCGCGCGGCGCTCCTGGTCCCCCAGCCGGGCCCGGACTCCAAGGCCGCGAAGGCGATCGCGACGCAGATCGAGGCCACCTCCGTGGCTGCGGCGCACCGCGGCAGCACCGCCACGTCCTGA
- a CDS encoding alpha/beta hydrolase, which produces MTDDALAVDPAAARWAHTPGAAPGPGAPLLVLLHGYGSHEGDLLGLAPHLPAGLALAAPRGPLLGGPGFAWAPLATPGRPEPARVRAGADALLAWLDADARVGARPVALLGFSQGGLMATQLLRARPDRFAAAVVLSGFSLDAEEPGDAALAARDPRVPVLLGHGDADPVIPPDATTRTARWLAAHAALEHREYPGLAHGIDARVLADVAAFLSRTLPVD; this is translated from the coding sequence GTGACCGACGACGCGCTCGCGGTCGACCCCGCGGCGGCGCGGTGGGCGCACACCCCCGGCGCCGCCCCGGGGCCGGGTGCGCCGCTGCTCGTGCTGCTGCACGGCTACGGCTCGCACGAGGGCGACCTGCTCGGCCTGGCCCCGCACCTGCCGGCCGGGCTGGCGCTGGCCGCACCGCGGGGTCCGCTGCTCGGCGGCCCCGGGTTCGCCTGGGCGCCGCTGGCGACGCCGGGGCGGCCGGAGCCCGCCCGCGTCCGGGCGGGCGCCGACGCGCTGCTGGCCTGGCTCGACGCGGACGCGCGGGTCGGGGCCCGCCCGGTCGCGCTGCTCGGGTTCTCCCAGGGCGGGCTGATGGCGACGCAGCTGCTGCGCGCGCGGCCCGACCGGTTCGCGGCGGCGGTCGTGCTGTCGGGGTTCTCGCTCGACGCCGAGGAGCCGGGCGACGCGGCGCTGGCCGCGCGGGACCCGCGGGTGCCGGTCCTGCTCGGCCACGGCGACGCGGACCCGGTGATCCCGCCGGATGCGACGACGCGGACGGCCAGGTGGCTCGCGGCGCACGCCGCGCTGGAGCACCGCGAGTACCCCGGCCTGGCCCACGGCATCGACGCCCGCGTCCTGGCGGACGTCGCGGCGTTCCTCTCCCGCACCCTGCCGGTGGACTGA
- a CDS encoding NADPH-dependent F420 reductase encodes MTSVTIIGAGNIGGAVARLALKAGADVQVLARDAAKAAAVDPAVTAGTVGDAVTGDVVVLALPYPALAEVAAQYPDGFAGRVVVETTNPVDFATFDSLVVPAGSSATAELAALLPQARVLKAFSTNFAATLASGTVGSLPTTVLIAGDDADAKAALAGVVEGGGLRAVDAGSLKRAHELEALGFLQMTLAAAEKTSWTSGFALER; translated from the coding sequence ATGACCAGCGTGACCATCATCGGGGCGGGCAACATCGGCGGCGCGGTGGCGCGCCTGGCGCTGAAGGCCGGCGCCGATGTGCAGGTGCTCGCCCGGGACGCCGCCAAGGCCGCCGCCGTGGACCCGGCCGTGACCGCCGGCACCGTGGGCGACGCCGTGACCGGCGACGTCGTCGTCCTCGCCCTCCCCTACCCGGCGCTCGCCGAGGTGGCGGCGCAGTACCCCGACGGCTTCGCGGGCCGCGTGGTCGTCGAGACCACCAACCCCGTCGACTTCGCGACCTTCGACTCGCTGGTCGTCCCCGCGGGCTCGTCCGCGACCGCCGAGCTCGCCGCGCTGCTGCCGCAGGCTCGCGTGCTCAAGGCGTTCAGCACCAACTTCGCGGCGACGCTGGCCTCCGGCACGGTCGGCTCCCTGCCGACGACGGTGCTGATCGCGGGCGACGACGCGGACGCCAAGGCCGCGCTGGCCGGGGTCGTCGAGGGCGGCGGCCTGCGCGCCGTCGACGCGGGCTCGCTGAAGCGGGCGCACGAGCTCGAGGCGCTCGGCTTCCTGCAGATGACGCTGGCCGCCGCGGAGAAGACGTCCTGGACGTCCGGCTTCGCCCTGGAGCGCTGA
- a CDS encoding MarR family winged helix-turn-helix transcriptional regulator → MTDDTRWLSARELQAWMRLEAVAELLPAALDHQLQRDADLSHYDYLVLAKLSEAPDRTLRMSGLAASTNATLPRLSHVAARLEARGFLTRTRDEGDRRATLATLTEEGWRKVVATAPSHVGEVRRLVVDRLTAEQVEQLDAIALAVLGALDPENRLQAQNPVVDPANACGNEAG, encoded by the coding sequence ATGACCGACGACACCCGCTGGCTGAGCGCACGCGAGCTGCAGGCCTGGATGCGCCTGGAGGCGGTCGCGGAGCTGCTGCCCGCCGCGCTCGACCACCAGCTGCAGCGCGACGCCGACCTGTCGCACTACGACTACCTGGTGCTCGCCAAGCTGTCCGAGGCGCCCGACCGCACGCTGCGGATGAGCGGGCTCGCGGCCAGCACCAACGCCACGCTGCCGCGGCTGTCGCACGTCGCCGCCCGGCTCGAGGCGCGCGGGTTCCTCACCCGCACCCGCGACGAGGGGGACCGGCGCGCGACGCTCGCCACGCTCACCGAGGAGGGTTGGCGGAAGGTCGTCGCCACGGCGCCGTCGCACGTGGGGGAGGTGCGCCGGCTGGTCGTGGACCGGCTCACGGCGGAGCAGGTCGAGCAGCTCGACGCCATCGCGCTCGCGGTCCTCGGTGCCCTGGACCCGGAGAACCGGCTGCAGGCGCAGAACCCGGTCGTCGACCCCGCAAACGCCTGCGGCAACGAGGCGGGCTGA
- a CDS encoding PGPGW domain-containing protein, which yields MTTPTPAGAGPAAPAPTEGLAAEIAAGERTDTGAHRALARLRARLDSRPWLRLTYKVVVTVVGATVVLAGIAMLVLPGPGWLAIFLGLGILGTEFAVIQRFNHRLKALVLRYWHAFRERRARRAAARRGAPAA from the coding sequence ATGACGACACCGACCCCCGCCGGCGCCGGCCCCGCGGCCCCCGCGCCGACCGAGGGCCTCGCCGCCGAGATCGCCGCGGGCGAGCGCACCGACACCGGCGCGCACCGCGCCCTGGCCCGGCTGCGCGCGCGGCTGGACAGCCGGCCGTGGCTGCGGCTGACCTACAAGGTCGTCGTGACCGTCGTCGGCGCGACCGTCGTGCTCGCGGGCATCGCGATGCTCGTGCTGCCCGGGCCGGGCTGGCTCGCGATCTTCCTCGGGCTGGGCATCCTCGGGACCGAGTTCGCGGTGATCCAGCGGTTCAACCACCGGCTGAAGGCGCTGGTGCTGCGGTACTGGCACGCGTTCCGCGAGCGCCGGGCCCGCCGCGCGGCCGCACGCCGCGGGGCACCGGCCGCCTGA
- a CDS encoding TetR/AcrR family transcriptional regulator produces the protein MSTTRRAPRARPETLAKRTEILRAATATFGAKGYNRGPLTEIADQVGMTHAGILHHFGSKDQLLVEVLKYRDRTDVEGLQDQRMPDGLDRFRHLVRTAFANESRHGIVQAYAVLSAESVTDGHPGRAYFEERYRTLRQDLRDAFEDVCAERGITVPETVDRAAASILAVMDGLQVQWLLARDDVELAEASAFAIEALVSAVLDPRPSLLGAGGVGGGAAAGADA, from the coding sequence ATGAGCACGACGAGGCGCGCCCCGCGGGCCCGGCCGGAGACCCTGGCCAAGCGCACCGAGATCCTCCGCGCCGCCACCGCCACCTTCGGGGCCAAGGGGTACAACCGCGGCCCGCTCACGGAGATCGCCGACCAGGTCGGCATGACGCACGCCGGGATCCTGCACCACTTCGGGTCCAAGGACCAGCTCCTCGTGGAGGTCCTCAAGTACCGCGACCGCACCGACGTCGAGGGGTTGCAGGACCAGCGGATGCCGGACGGGCTGGACCGCTTCCGGCACCTCGTGCGCACCGCGTTCGCCAACGAGAGCCGCCACGGCATCGTCCAGGCGTACGCGGTGCTGTCCGCGGAGTCGGTGACCGACGGCCACCCCGGGCGGGCGTACTTCGAGGAGCGGTACCGCACGCTGCGCCAGGACCTCCGCGACGCGTTCGAGGACGTCTGCGCCGAGCGCGGGATCACCGTGCCCGAGACGGTCGACCGCGCCGCCGCGTCGATCCTGGCGGTGATGGACGGGCTGCAGGTGCAGTGGCTGCTGGCGCGGGACGACGTGGAGCTCGCCGAGGCGAGCGCGTTCGCGATCGAGGCGCTGGTCTCCGCGGTGCTGGACCCGCGGCCGTCGCTGCTGGGCGCGGGCGGGGTCGGCGGGGGCGCTGCGGCCGGCGCGGACGCCTGA
- a CDS encoding ABC transporter substrate-binding protein: protein MRVKFPAIALGLAAALALTACSGESGGGESSSTGGSGAALTIAKPDGAITTESNNPFLGDSSASMYGYRYAMFETMALVNTADPTVVTPRLASSVEWNADYTELTVTAREGVTWQDGEPFTIDDIVGTFDMYLDGRLTDTAALDYLGAEVDGDSATLKFGNSKFVKRGTVLHVPIVPKHIWDTLDDPSTAALTGEGEAIGTGPYVLSSWSTESVTLTANPDYWDGELAVPELHYVSYGDNSALATALTTGEADWAQAFLPQVQETFLDKDPANRYLVTPTAGAGTLFLNLTRKPFDDVALREALAWTIDRDAYVEIAREGASAVVDSVTGLGPSLEPDVVDEFAGETYEVDLDKAESILEDAGYTGIGDKLVDPDGEPVTFSISVPAGWTDWNTEQALISEQLKELGIEVTIDQPDWGGWDEARKTGNFDAIIHWLDGEGAWGVYDSIMGTRWIATDDAGVENADFNFGRYSDPEVDAALNTYASTDNDADRAAAMTTLQQAFVRDVPAIPLGSHPLLGLFNERSYTGWPTEDDMYASADPTQPEVALVLSTLEPTE, encoded by the coding sequence ATGAGGGTGAAGTTCCCGGCGATCGCGCTCGGCCTGGCCGCCGCGCTGGCGCTGACGGCCTGCTCCGGAGAATCGGGGGGCGGGGAGAGCAGCTCGACCGGCGGGTCCGGTGCCGCGCTGACCATCGCCAAGCCCGACGGCGCCATCACCACCGAGTCGAACAACCCGTTCCTCGGGGACAGCTCGGCCAGCATGTACGGCTACCGCTACGCCATGTTCGAGACCATGGCGCTGGTCAACACCGCGGACCCGACCGTCGTCACCCCGCGGCTCGCCTCGAGCGTGGAGTGGAACGCGGACTACACCGAGCTCACGGTCACGGCGCGCGAGGGCGTCACCTGGCAGGACGGCGAGCCGTTCACCATCGACGACATCGTCGGCACGTTCGACATGTACCTCGACGGGCGGCTCACCGACACCGCCGCGCTGGACTACCTGGGCGCCGAGGTCGACGGCGACTCGGCGACGCTGAAGTTCGGCAACTCCAAGTTCGTCAAGCGCGGCACGGTGCTGCACGTCCCGATCGTCCCGAAGCACATCTGGGACACCCTCGACGACCCGTCGACCGCGGCGCTCACCGGCGAGGGCGAGGCCATCGGGACCGGCCCGTACGTGCTGTCGAGCTGGTCGACCGAGTCGGTGACGCTGACCGCCAACCCGGACTACTGGGACGGCGAGCTGGCGGTCCCCGAGCTGCACTACGTCTCGTACGGCGACAACTCCGCCCTGGCCACGGCCCTCACCACCGGCGAGGCGGACTGGGCGCAGGCGTTCCTGCCGCAGGTCCAGGAGACCTTCCTCGACAAGGACCCGGCCAACCGCTACCTGGTCACCCCGACCGCCGGTGCGGGGACGCTGTTCCTCAACCTCACCCGCAAGCCGTTCGACGACGTCGCGCTGCGCGAGGCGCTCGCGTGGACCATCGACCGCGACGCCTACGTCGAGATCGCCCGGGAGGGCGCCTCGGCCGTCGTCGACTCGGTGACCGGTCTCGGCCCGTCGCTGGAGCCGGACGTCGTCGACGAGTTCGCGGGGGAGACCTACGAGGTGGACCTCGACAAGGCGGAGTCCATCCTGGAGGACGCCGGCTACACGGGCATCGGCGACAAGCTGGTGGACCCGGACGGCGAGCCGGTGACCTTCTCGATCTCGGTCCCCGCGGGGTGGACCGACTGGAACACCGAGCAGGCGCTGATCTCCGAGCAGCTGAAGGAGCTCGGCATCGAGGTCACGATCGACCAGCCCGACTGGGGCGGCTGGGACGAGGCCCGCAAGACGGGGAACTTCGACGCGATCATCCACTGGCTCGACGGCGAGGGCGCCTGGGGCGTCTACGACTCCATCATGGGGACCCGCTGGATCGCGACCGACGACGCCGGGGTCGAGAACGCCGACTTCAACTTCGGGCGGTACAGCGACCCCGAGGTCGACGCGGCGCTGAACACCTACGCCAGCACCGACAACGACGCCGACCGCGCCGCCGCGATGACCACGCTGCAGCAGGCGTTCGTCCGCGACGTCCCCGCGATCCCGCTGGGCTCGCACCCGCTGCTGGGCCTGTTCAACGAGCGCAGCTACACCGGCTGGCCGACCGAGGACGACATGTACGCCTCGGCCGACCCGACGCAGCCCGAGGTCGCCCTCGTCCTGAGCACCCTCGAGCCCACCGAGTGA
- a CDS encoding ABC transporter ATP-binding protein yields the protein MSDPLLSVRDFSVRYETAAPVDAVRDVSLTVHRGEVLGLAGESGCGKTTLAYGVQRLLKPPAVIPGGTVTWHDADGADTDLLALDAAALRAFRWDKISMVFQGAMSALNPVATVGAQLADVFEVHRPAMSRAERTAAVAELLEIVKVGAARSRSYPHELSGGMRQRIMIAMALALRPQLVVMDEPTTALDVLVQREILREITSLREAFGFSVVFITHDLPLLLEISDRIAIMRAGQIVELDTAANIWFRPQHDYTKTLLSSFPRLTAERAVNR from the coding sequence ATGAGCGACCCCCTCCTGTCGGTGAGGGACTTCTCGGTCCGGTACGAGACCGCCGCACCCGTGGACGCGGTCAGGGACGTGTCCCTCACCGTCCACCGGGGCGAGGTCCTCGGGCTCGCCGGCGAGTCCGGCTGCGGCAAGACCACCCTCGCCTACGGCGTCCAGCGCCTGCTCAAGCCCCCGGCCGTCATCCCCGGCGGGACCGTCACCTGGCACGACGCCGACGGCGCCGACACCGACCTCCTCGCCCTCGACGCCGCCGCGCTGCGGGCGTTCCGGTGGGACAAGATCTCGATGGTGTTCCAGGGCGCGATGAGCGCCCTGAACCCGGTGGCGACGGTCGGCGCCCAGCTCGCGGACGTGTTCGAGGTGCACCGCCCCGCGATGTCCCGGGCCGAGCGCACCGCCGCGGTCGCCGAGCTGCTCGAGATCGTCAAGGTCGGCGCGGCCCGCAGCAGGAGCTACCCGCACGAGCTGTCCGGCGGGATGCGCCAGCGCATCATGATCGCGATGGCGCTCGCGCTGCGCCCGCAGCTCGTCGTCATGGACGAGCCGACGACGGCGCTGGACGTGCTGGTGCAGCGGGAGATCCTGCGGGAGATCACGAGCCTGCGCGAGGCGTTCGGGTTCTCGGTCGTCTTCATCACGCACGACCTGCCGCTGCTGCTCGAGATCTCCGACCGCATCGCGATCATGCGCGCCGGCCAGATCGTCGAGCTCGACACCGCGGCGAACATCTGGTTCCGCCCGCAGCACGACTACACGAAGACCCTGCTGTCGTCGTTCCCCCGGCTGACGGCCGAGCGGGCGGTGAACCGATGA